The proteins below are encoded in one region of Hugenholtzia roseola DSM 9546:
- a CDS encoding electron transfer flavoprotein subunit alpha/FixB family protein has protein sequence MSVLVYVEADGGLIKKSSLEAVAYAAQVANMIGGSVVALATDKADNLADLGGYGANKVLQVSEPRLESRPVAAIATAIAQAAEKEGVSCIVMSRSSLVDAAAPRVGIKWNATVASNVTALPTQEGGFSVQRGVYTGKAFAKVVLNGERKILTIAKNILPANHNGGSAAIEPFSVDFGANDFAIKVLEVKKQEGDILLPEADRVVSAGRGLKGPENWGMIEDLAKTLGAATACSKPVSDLDWRPHHEHVGQTGIKVSPTLYIAVGISGAIQHLAGVSSSKTIVVINKDPEAPFFKSADYGIIGDAFEVVPKLKAALEKVV, from the coding sequence ATGTCAGTTCTTGTATATGTAGAAGCCGACGGCGGGCTTATCAAAAAATCTTCACTTGAAGCTGTTGCCTATGCCGCACAGGTAGCCAATATGATAGGCGGCTCTGTGGTTGCTTTGGCTACGGATAAAGCCGACAACTTAGCCGATTTGGGCGGTTATGGTGCTAATAAAGTCTTGCAGGTGAGCGAACCGCGCTTGGAAAGCCGCCCTGTGGCAGCCATCGCTACCGCTATTGCACAGGCAGCCGAAAAAGAAGGCGTTTCTTGTATCGTCATGTCGCGCTCTTCCCTTGTAGATGCCGCAGCACCGCGCGTAGGTATCAAATGGAATGCGACAGTGGCTTCTAACGTTACGGCTCTGCCTACCCAAGAGGGCGGTTTTTCCGTACAAAGGGGCGTTTATACAGGCAAAGCCTTTGCAAAAGTGGTCTTGAATGGCGAAAGAAAAATCCTCACCATTGCCAAAAATATCCTACCTGCGAATCACAATGGCGGCAGTGCTGCCATAGAGCCTTTTAGCGTAGATTTTGGTGCCAACGATTTTGCAATCAAAGTCTTAGAAGTCAAAAAACAAGAAGGCGATATCTTACTTCCCGAAGCAGACCGCGTAGTATCGGCTGGACGTGGCTTGAAAGGTCCCGAAAATTGGGGCATGATTGAAGATTTAGCCAAAACTTTGGGAGCGGCTACCGCTTGCTCTAAACCTGTTTCCGACTTAGACTGGCGACCGCATCACGAACACGTAGGGCAGACGGGCATCAAGGTAAGCCCTACCCTCTACATTGCTGTAGGCATTTCGGGTGCAATTCAGCACTTAGCAGGCGTGAGTTCGTCTAAAACGATTGTCGTTATCAACAAAGACCCTGAAGCTCCCTTCTTTAAGTCTGCCGACTATGGCATCATAGGTGATGCTTTCGAGGTAGTGCCTAAATTGAAGGCTGCTTTGGAAAAAGTAGTGTAG
- a CDS encoding DUF6089 family protein gives MKKIAFLLFSLFLLFAFMIGSDQQTAKAQVGKKYYYKKNTPLRGPHGHKWVWSKRREYVSVGLNINAMNYFGDITPRPGFWSTDLRFTRPNIAVFVQKKWRPQFSTRLAFHWGRLLSADTVTADPTNSHDVYRYIRNAHFRNDIFELSATMQLDLMSAERLNKEFYRRPKEFIPYLVGGVSVFYHNPKAKAPATGIGDDPVDWEPGEWTALRNLGTEGQGRGTYYTYNGVDVAERNLPSKNYSAIQVAFPLGIGVRKKISNRIDIAFEVSYRFLLTDYLDDVSKKYVDMSVFGDDNLARAFHDRSLEDNRLLHLQQKYQQGELAYLPNLYTYRGERDGREYQTFDGFGSDPYPQYWSIRGNSRDNDVYILTGFHFIYIIPPHGVRCPVRFR, from the coding sequence ATGAAAAAAATAGCTTTTTTGCTTTTTTCCCTTTTCCTTCTCTTTGCCTTCATGATAGGTTCAGACCAGCAAACTGCAAAGGCACAGGTAGGGAAAAAGTATTACTACAAGAAAAATACACCCCTGCGCGGTCCGCACGGACACAAGTGGGTATGGTCTAAAAGACGCGAATATGTAAGTGTAGGCTTGAATATCAATGCCATGAACTATTTTGGCGACATCACGCCGCGTCCGGGCTTTTGGAGTACAGACCTGCGCTTTACACGCCCCAACATTGCCGTTTTTGTGCAGAAAAAGTGGCGACCTCAATTTTCTACGCGCCTTGCCTTCCATTGGGGCAGACTCCTTTCGGCAGATACAGTAACGGCAGACCCTACAAATTCGCACGACGTATATCGCTATATCCGCAATGCGCATTTCAGAAATGATATATTTGAACTTTCGGCTACTATGCAGCTCGATTTGATGAGTGCAGAACGCCTCAACAAAGAATTTTACCGTCGTCCGAAAGAATTTATCCCCTATTTAGTAGGTGGGGTGAGCGTTTTCTACCACAACCCCAAAGCGAAAGCACCCGCAACAGGCATAGGCGACGACCCTGTGGATTGGGAGCCGGGCGAATGGACTGCGCTACGCAACTTAGGCACAGAGGGACAAGGCAGAGGCACTTATTACACCTACAATGGCGTAGATGTGGCAGAAAGAAACCTACCTTCTAAAAACTACTCGGCTATTCAAGTGGCTTTTCCTTTGGGTATCGGCGTTCGCAAAAAAATCTCTAACCGCATCGACATTGCCTTTGAAGTATCTTATCGCTTCCTACTCACCGACTATTTAGATGATGTGAGCAAAAAGTACGTAGATATGAGCGTCTTTGGCGACGACAACTTGGCACGCGCCTTTCACGACCGCTCTTTGGAAGACAACCGCCTTTTGCACCTACAACAAAAATATCAGCAGGGCGAACTTGCCTATTTGCCTAACCTTTACACCTACCGTGGCGAACGCGACGGCAGAGAGTATCAGACCTTCGACGGTTTTGGTAGCGACCCTTACCCTCAATATTGGAGCATCAGAGGCAATAGCCGCGACAACGACGTGTATATCCTAACAGGTTTCCACTTTATTTACATCATTCCGCCACATGGCGTAAGGTGTCCTGTTCGTTTCAGATAG
- the recO gene encoding DNA repair protein RecO, whose product MLEKTAGIVLGYTPYGESSIICKIFTEKFGNKSYLIKGVKQKSKAAQKKLALYQPLYILDLVVYNRPNKGLNYISDAQILYAYAELPFEIRKTTISLFLTEVLRKCLQEEERQPDLYHFLVQSFTTLDQLPTQYENFHLQFLLKLITFLGFGIEKVQDLLEMAPNHFPLDEEGLLYMELLWRSPYQEAIPPISLRQRRILLDSILRFYKSQIEEMHFLRSLPVLKSVFE is encoded by the coding sequence ATGCTCGAAAAAACGGCTGGTATCGTGTTGGGCTATACCCCTTACGGTGAAAGTTCTATTATTTGCAAAATTTTTACAGAAAAATTCGGAAATAAAAGCTATCTAATTAAGGGGGTGAAACAAAAAAGTAAGGCGGCACAAAAAAAATTAGCCCTCTATCAGCCGCTTTATATCTTAGATTTGGTCGTCTATAACCGCCCCAATAAAGGACTAAACTATATTTCTGATGCCCAAATTTTGTATGCCTACGCCGAACTGCCTTTCGAGATTCGCAAAACTACCATCTCACTTTTCCTAACAGAGGTACTGCGAAAATGCTTGCAAGAAGAAGAAAGACAACCCGACTTATACCATTTTTTAGTACAAAGTTTTACAACCTTAGACCAACTGCCTACACAATACGAAAATTTCCACTTACAATTTTTGCTCAAACTCATTACTTTTTTAGGATTTGGCATAGAAAAAGTGCAAGATTTATTAGAGATGGCACCCAACCATTTTCCCTTAGATGAAGAAGGCTTGCTTTATATGGAACTCCTTTGGCGTTCGCCCTATCAGGAGGCAATTCCTCCCATTAGCCTGCGACAAAGGCGTATTTTATTGGATAGCATTTTGCGCTTCTACAAAAGCCAAATAGAAGAAATGCACTTTTTGCGCTCGCTGCCTGTACTCAAAAGCGTTTTTGAGTAA
- a CDS encoding beta-carotene hydroxylase: protein MAVSLQILVIILTAVAMEGIAWATHKYLMHGVLWFIHKSHHTPRKHWWEVNDIFAVFFTLQSVAFIVVGWQVQEWAWLFPIGAGIALYGIFYAIFHDVLAHNRVPFLRFKISNSYLKRIIRAHGVHHRYHSKEGGEAFGFLYAPAKYEANNKDANRQDLKNTTTEPLTS from the coding sequence ATGGCAGTTTCTCTTCAAATCTTGGTTATTATCCTGACCGCAGTCGCGATGGAAGGAATCGCTTGGGCTACTCACAAATACTTAATGCACGGGGTTTTGTGGTTTATTCACAAAAGTCATCACACGCCGCGCAAACATTGGTGGGAAGTCAATGATATTTTTGCCGTCTTTTTTACCCTACAATCGGTAGCCTTTATTGTAGTAGGGTGGCAGGTGCAAGAATGGGCGTGGCTCTTTCCCATTGGCGCAGGTATCGCGCTTTATGGCATCTTCTACGCCATTTTTCACGACGTTTTGGCACACAATCGCGTGCCTTTCCTGCGCTTTAAAATCTCAAATTCCTACCTAAAACGCATCATTCGAGCGCATGGCGTGCATCATCGCTATCATAGCAAAGAAGGCGGCGAAGCCTTTGGCTTTCTCTACGCACCTGCCAAATATGAGGCGAATAACAAGGACGCAAATCGTCAGGATTTGAAAAATACAACAACCGAACCCCTTACCTCTTAA
- a CDS encoding DUF6089 family protein — translation MMSFSVLAALVGFLRNNTTWLKKNTYRLSVLFLLGFLLPTSLSAQWEVGATLGTLHYTGDLAPQIRPLDARPALSGWVKYNFSPTFGLQASLLGGKLHADERESDDNFQAIRGSAFDADVIEIAIRMEYNFRNFRALSETKRLSPYLFLGAGASRWQTKTNYSNNAQITQGLVLPYGLGIRYALPYGWNIGAEFGARFTFTDQIDGFASDANLPKFQFFNPENNDIYYFFGISLAYSFDRVLCPQRFKKGY, via the coding sequence ATGATGTCCTTCTCTGTTTTGGCTGCCCTTGTTGGCTTTTTAAGAAATAACACCACTTGGCTTAAAAAAAATACTTACCGCCTTTCTGTCCTATTCCTTTTGGGCTTTCTGCTGCCTACCTCGCTTTCGGCACAATGGGAAGTAGGCGCAACGCTTGGCACGCTGCATTACACAGGCGATTTAGCCCCCCAAATACGTCCCCTCGACGCTCGTCCTGCCCTTTCGGGCTGGGTAAAATATAATTTTTCGCCTACTTTTGGCTTGCAAGCAAGCCTTTTGGGAGGCAAACTTCACGCCGACGAGCGCGAATCAGACGATAATTTTCAAGCCATACGCGGTAGCGCCTTTGATGCAGATGTGATAGAAATTGCCATTCGTATGGAATACAATTTCCGCAATTTTAGAGCCTTATCGGAAACCAAACGCCTTTCGCCCTACCTCTTTTTGGGCGCAGGCGCAAGCCGTTGGCAAACCAAGACCAATTACAGCAACAACGCCCAAATTACACAGGGGCTTGTCCTGCCCTACGGTTTGGGGATTCGATACGCCCTGCCTTATGGCTGGAACATTGGCGCAGAATTTGGCGCACGTTTTACCTTTACCGACCAAATCGACGGCTTTGCCTCTGATGCCAACTTACCAAAGTTTCAGTTTTTTAACCCTGAAAACAACGACATTTACTACTTTTTTGGCATCTCCTTAGCCTACTCCTTTGATAGGGTACTTTGTCCGCAGCGTTTCAAGAAAGGCTATTGA
- a CDS encoding NADH-quinone oxidoreductase subunit D — protein MSKSPSNRPSHFTANPLQRPLEYQSDPTHLQRSAPTLHSESDLKKEEMLVNLGPQHPSTHGVLRLEVITDGETVVKVVPHIGYLHRCFEKHAESLNYAQIIPYVDRMDYLAAMNNEHIYALAVEKMLGLSEKIAPRVEWIRILVAELNRIASHFLAIGTYAMDIGAVTPFLWLMRDREHILRFFEWVSGVRLLYNYIWVGGLYYDLPVGFEEKCLEFVQYLKPKLVELSQILLENKIFVERTALVGVLPLQTALNCGATGVMLRASGLRYDLRKAKPYSFYSQIDFDVPIGEGIKGKTGDCWDRTYVRALECQESLKIIAQCLEILTQKEKRTRDFDPQAAVPRRIKPTMGDFYFSGETPRGELGFFIRSDGKSDRPLRMKVRAPSFSNLSALPLLAEGVLLADLIAIIGSVDIVLGEVDR, from the coding sequence ATGTCCAAATCGCCTTCTAATCGCCCTTCTCATTTTACTGCGAACCCTTTGCAGCGTCCGCTTGAATATCAATCCGACCCTACCCATTTGCAGCGTTCTGCGCCTACGCTGCACAGCGAAAGCGATTTGAAAAAGGAAGAGATGTTGGTCAATTTAGGTCCCCAGCACCCTTCTACGCATGGCGTTTTGCGCTTAGAAGTCATTACTGACGGCGAAACGGTTGTGAAAGTTGTTCCTCATATTGGATATTTGCACCGTTGTTTTGAAAAACATGCCGAATCGCTAAACTATGCCCAAATCATTCCTTACGTCGATAGAATGGATTATTTGGCAGCCATGAACAACGAACATATCTACGCTTTGGCGGTAGAAAAGATGTTGGGTTTGTCGGAAAAAATCGCGCCAAGGGTAGAATGGATACGTATTTTAGTTGCCGAACTCAATAGAATCGCCTCTCATTTTTTGGCGATAGGCACTTATGCGATGGACATCGGAGCAGTAACGCCTTTTCTTTGGCTTATGCGCGATAGAGAGCATATTTTACGCTTCTTCGAATGGGTTTCGGGTGTGCGTTTGCTATACAATTACATTTGGGTTGGCGGCTTGTACTACGATTTACCTGTGGGTTTTGAAGAAAAATGTCTTGAATTTGTGCAATATCTCAAACCTAAATTAGTAGAACTTTCTCAAATTTTATTAGAAAACAAAATCTTTGTAGAAAGGACAGCCCTTGTAGGCGTGCTGCCGCTGCAAACGGCTCTTAATTGTGGAGCTACGGGGGTAATGCTACGCGCTTCGGGCTTGCGCTATGATTTGCGAAAAGCCAAACCTTACTCTTTTTATAGCCAAATAGATTTTGATGTTCCCATAGGCGAAGGCATCAAGGGAAAAACGGGCGACTGTTGGGATAGAACTTATGTGAGGGCTTTGGAATGTCAGGAGTCTTTGAAAATTATTGCACAATGTTTGGAAATTCTAACCCAAAAAGAAAAAAGAACGCGCGATTTCGACCCACAAGCCGCCGTACCGCGCCGCATCAAACCCACAATGGGCGACTTTTATTTTAGCGGCGAAACGCCACGTGGCGAGTTGGGCTTTTTTATTCGAAGCGACGGCAAAAGCGACCGCCCTCTGCGTATGAAAGTTCGTGCGCCCTCTTTCTCAAACCTTTCTGCCCTGCCCCTACTTGCCGAAGGTGTCCTTTTGGCTGACCTAATTGCCATTATCGGCTCGGTTGATATTGTCTTGGGTGAAGTAGATAGGTAA
- a CDS encoding putative toxin-antitoxin system toxin component, PIN family, with translation MQKLILDTNIIVSALISSSIPSNILYELVLTKKVETCLSEEIFSEYVEVLNRDKFAKFANFKTKAEVVLSKLREISTFYRTDRKVEILTDTSDNKFLELAAVSFADFLTTGNTLDFTITEFEYTKILTPREYWDNYAPKE, from the coding sequence ATGCAAAAACTCATTCTTGATACCAATATTATTGTTTCGGCACTTATTTCAAGTTCTATTCCGAGCAATATTTTGTATGAATTGGTGCTAACCAAGAAAGTGGAAACTTGTCTTTCAGAAGAGATATTTTCCGAGTATGTGGAAGTATTGAATCGAGATAAATTTGCAAAATTCGCTAACTTTAAGACGAAAGCGGAAGTAGTTTTGAGCAAATTACGTGAAATCTCAACTTTCTACCGAACAGACAGAAAGGTAGAAATTTTGACGGATACAAGTGACAACAAGTTTTTAGAATTGGCAGCAGTAAGTTTTGCGGACTTCTTGACAACAGGTAACACGCTTGACTTCACGATAACGGAGTTTGAGTACACAAAAATTTTGACCCCAAGAGAATACTGGGATAATTACGCACCGAAAGAATAA
- a CDS encoding electron transfer flavoprotein subunit beta/FixA family protein gives MKILVCICHVPDTTAKIKFNGSELDKAGVQFVIGPYDDYALARAVELKEKLGGSVTVLNVGEADTEPTIRKALAIGADDAVRVNAHPKDSLFVAKQIATHAKEVGYDLILMGREASDYNGGQVHGMVAELLGLPCIVPCMTLEIEGSVAKMGREIEGGKEYVECNLPLVAGCQEPIAEWKIPNMRGIMTARTKPLKVVEPTADQAAVETVSYELPPARSNCKMIDADDLDQLVKLLKEEAKVI, from the coding sequence ATGAAAATATTGGTTTGTATCTGTCATGTACCTGATACCACTGCAAAAATCAAGTTCAATGGTTCAGAATTAGATAAAGCAGGCGTACAATTTGTGATTGGTCCTTACGACGACTATGCCTTGGCACGCGCCGTAGAATTGAAAGAAAAGTTAGGCGGTAGTGTTACGGTGCTAAATGTAGGCGAAGCCGACACCGAGCCTACTATCCGTAAAGCCTTAGCGATTGGCGCAGACGACGCAGTGCGCGTCAATGCACACCCCAAGGATTCACTCTTTGTAGCCAAACAAATTGCGACACACGCCAAAGAGGTAGGCTACGACCTTATCCTAATGGGCAGAGAAGCAAGCGACTACAATGGCGGACAGGTGCATGGCATGGTCGCCGAACTATTGGGCTTACCTTGTATCGTACCCTGCATGACGCTCGAAATCGAGGGCAGTGTAGCCAAGATGGGGCGCGAAATCGAGGGCGGAAAAGAGTATGTAGAGTGCAATTTGCCTTTGGTGGCAGGCTGCCAAGAGCCAATCGCAGAGTGGAAGATTCCCAACATGCGCGGCATCATGACGGCACGCACCAAACCGCTTAAAGTGGTAGAGCCTACGGCAGACCAAGCCGCAGTAGAAACGGTTAGCTATGAATTGCCCCCTGCACGTAGCAACTGCAAAATGATAGATGCCGACGACTTAGACCAGTTAGTAAAACTTTTGAAGGAAGAGGCGAAGGTCATCTAA